Genomic segment of Rhodocaloribacter litoris:
TGCGCGGTGCCGTCGTACGAGGACCTGAGTGCGGCTCAGCCGCTGGCAGGTGCCGTTCCGGATAGTCCGACAAAACCCGAGCCGCTGGTTGCCCTGCTGGACGGTATGCCGCTGGCGAAGCACCGCCTGCTCGACGGACGCATCATCGTGGACGACCCGGATGGGTACGAGATGACCTACCAGGCCCACGAGCGGGTTCACGGCACGGCCATGGCATCGCTCATCTGCCACGGCGACCTCGACGAGAGGGGCGCGCCGTCGGACCGGCCGGTGTACGTCCGCCCCATCATGCAGCCGCGCCGTGGTTTCGCCGGGCAATTCCATGAGGCCATTCCGGAAAATGTGCTGCCCGTCGATCTGATTCACCGGGCCATTCGCCGGCTGTTCGAAGGGGATGGAGACGAGGATCCCGTTGCCCCCACCGTGCGCGTGATCAACCTGTCGGTGGGCGATGCGGCGCGTCTGCTGGACCGGGAAATGAGCGCCTGGGCGCGGCTCCTCGACTGGCTGGCGTGGAAGTACGAGGTGCTGTTCGTCGTCAGCGCAGGCAATCACGGCAAGGACATCGTGCTGGACGTGCCCGGCGTCGATCTTCGGCGACTAACGGATGAGGAGCGGGAACGCGAGGTGATCCGCGCCCTGGCGAGCGAAACGCGCAACCGGCGGCTGCTGTCTCCGGCGGAAACCATCAACGGCCTGACGGTGGGCGCCCTGCATGCCGACGCGTCAACCCTCCCCACAAACCACCGTCTCATCGACCCGTATGCCCGCACGGACCTGCCGAGCCCGGTGAACGCGCATGGCCCCGGATACCGCAGAGCCGTCAAGCCCGACATCCTGCTTCCCGGAGGTCGGCAGTTCTTTATTGAGAAACCGGTTAGCCCCACCGCTACCCTGGTGGCAGCGACATCGCTAAACCCGCCAGGTCAACGCGTTGCCGCCCCCGGACCTGCAGGACAACTGGACCGGACGGTTCATCTACGGGGCACCAGCAACGCCGCCGCGCTGGCGTCGCGTGCCGCGATGCGCCTGTACGACGAGGTGCTGGAACAACTCCGCGCCACGTACGGCGTGCCCGCCGAGTACGACGCGGTGCTGCTGAAGACGCTCCTCGCCCACGGGGCCAGCTGGGGGGATGCGTATGCCATTTACGAGGCCATTCTGAAGAATCACCGGAACAGCCGGACCTTCAAAGACTACGTGGGGCGTTTCCTCGGCTACGGGCCGGCAGACCCGGCGCGCGTCGTGGCCTGCACCGATCAGCGGGTGACCGTGCTCGGCTACGGGGCGCTCGAAGATGGCCAGGCGCACGCATACCGTCTGCCGCTGCCGCCCAGCCTTTCGGCCCACACGGAGCGACGCCGCCTGACCGTGACGCTGGCCTGGCTTACCCCCGTCAACCCTGCACGCCGGGGCTACCGCGTTGCCCACCTCTGGTTCGGCCCGAAGAACGACTTCACCCCAAAGCGCCTCGATGCCGACTGGCGGGCGGCAACGCGCGGCACGCTCCAGCATGAGGTGCTCGAAGGCCATAGGGCAGAGCCGTTCCAGGACGGCGATGCCATCACCCTCAAGGTCAGTTGCCGTGCGGATGCCGGCGACATCGTGGAGCCGGTGCGCTACGGGCTGGCGGTTACACTGGAGGTGGCAGAGGGCGTCTCGTTACCGATTTATCAGGAAGTGCGGGACCGGCTCCGGGTCCCGGTTCGCATTGCCGGCAGGGAGGGCACACCATGATCGACCACCTCCACCCCTACCCCGAATACAGGGACTCCGGCGTCGCGTGGCTGGGCCAGGTGCCGGCGCACTGGGAGGTGCTCTCGCTCAGTCGCATCGGACATCTTTTCAAGGGCAATGGGGGCAACAAAGGAGATGAAGTTGCCGAAGGAATTCCTTGCGTCCGTTACGGAGATCTATACACGCGGCACGAGCACTTCATTCGGCGCACGAAGGCCTTCCTTTCTCCTGATCGAGCACGTGATTACACCCCGATCCGCTACGGCGACGTACTGTTTGCAGCCAGCGGAGAGACCATCGATGATATAGGAAAGTCTGCGGTAAACCTTCTGCGGGAAGACGCACGTTGCGGAGGTGATATCCTCATCTTGAGGCCAGCGGTGGAGGCAGTTCCTGAATATTTGGGCTATGCCTGCGATTGTCCTGCTTCGAGAGCGCAAAAAGCAAGGATGGGGCGCGGATTCACAGTGGTGCACATTTACGGCAGCCAACTGAAAAAACTGCTTCTCCCCCTCCCTCCCCTCCCCGAACAGACCGCCATCGTGCGGTTCCTCGACTACGCGGACCGGCGTCTGCGGCGGGTGATCCGGGCGCGGCGGCGGCTGGTCAAGCTGCTGGAGGAGTACAGGCAGGCGCTCATCCACCAGACCGTCACCGGCCGCATCGACGTCCGCACCGGCCGGCCCTACCCCGCGTACAAGGACGCCGGCGTCGAATGGCTGGGCCAGGTGCCGGCACATTGGGAGGTGCGGAAACTACGGCAGTGTGTTTCGATTATCGGCGGGATGACGCCAAGTATGGAGGTGCGACGCTTCTGGGGTGGCAACATCCCGTGGATAACGCCCAAAGACATGAAACAGCAGTCACTCCACGACTCGTTGGTAAAAGTCACCTATGAAGCGCTTGCCGAGACACCACTAAAGCTAATCGAACCTCCAGCCATCCTTCTGGTCGTTCGAGGGATGATTCTCGCACGTCGAGTTCCGGTCGGCATTACGGCAATCCCTGTGACGATCAATCAAGACATGAAGGCCCTGCTACCCAAACCCGATGTCGATGCTGATTTCCTGGTAAGACTCCTTTCCGCGGCGCGGGATGCATTTGTGCCGTTGATTGACGAAGCGGGGCACGGGACGCGGAGGCTTCCCACTGAGCGGTTTAGAGAATTGGGGATTCCCCTCCCCCCTCTCCCCGAACAGACCGCCATCGTCGACTACCTCGACGCGCAGACCGGGAAGATCGACCGGGCCATCGAGGACGCGCGGCGGGAGATCGAGCTGCTCAAGGAGTTCCGCACGCGGCTGATCGCGGACGTGGTCACGGGCAAGCTGGACGTGCGCGCGGCGGCGGCGCGGCTGCCGGAGACGGACCCGCTCGCCGAAGACGACGCGCCGGACGACGCCGACGCGGAGGATGCGGAGGACGCGGACACCGAGGGGGACGCAACGGATGAGGCGGACCTGCTCGAAGAGGAGGCTGAGACATGAGCACCGAACCGTCAGCCCACTACCTTGCGAGCCTGGTGCGCGAGTTGTGTGCGCTGCCGCGGGAGGCCGAGTGGGTCGAGTTCAAGGTGGATCGGGCCGAGCCGAAGGAGATCGGAGAATACATCTCGGCGCTGGCGAATGCGGCCGCCCTGGTGGGCAAGGCGTTCGCCTATCTGGTCTGGGGCGTGCGTGACGACGACCATGCGTTGATCGGCACGACCTTCGACCCGGCGACGGCGAAGGTTGGCAATGAGGAGCTGGAGAGCTGGCTGCTGCGTCTGCTGGAGCCGAAGATCGACTTTCGCTTCTTCTCGGTGGAGATCGAGGGCGTGCGAGTCGTGGTGCTCGAGATCGCGAGGTCGGCGCGCCGCCCGGTCCGGTTCTCCGGCGAGGAGTTCATCCGCGTCGGCACCTACAAGAAAAAGCTCAAGGACTTCCCCGAGAAGGAGCGGGCGCTGTGGCGCATCTTCGACCGGACGCCCTTCGAGGAGGGCATCGCCCGGGAACGGGTTGCAGACGATGAGGTGCTGCGCCTGCTGGATTACCAGGCCTACTTCGATTTGCTGGAACAGCCGCTGCCGCCGAATCGGGATGCGATCCTGGCGGCGCTGGCCGACGAGCGGCTGATCCAGAAAAGCCCTGCCGGCGGCTGGGACATCACGAACCTGGGAGCGATTCTCCTTGCCAAGCGGCTCGATGCCTTTCACACCCTTCGAAGAAAAGCCATCCGTGTCGTCCAGTACCGCGGCGCAGGCCGCACCGAGACCTTGAAGGAGCAGGGAGGAGTCAAGGGATACGCGGCGGGCTTCGAGGGGCTGATCACGTTCGTCAACGGGCTCATCCCGGCCAACGAGGTGATCGGACAGGCGTTACGCACCTCGGTGCCGATGTTCCCTGAGTTGGCGGTGCGGGAGCTGGTGGCCAATGCCCTCATCCATCAGGACTTCTTCGTCCGAGGTGCGGGGCCGATGGTGGAGATCTTCGAGGATCGAATCGAGATCACCAACCCGGGCGAGCCGCTCGTAGATACCCGTCGTTTTCTAGACACGCCGCCGAGATCCCGGAACGAAGCGCTGGCATCGCTGCTGCGCAGGATGGGCATCTGCGAGGAGCGGGGGAGTGGCATCGACAAAGTCGTCTCTGAGGTCGAGCTGTACCAGCTTCCGGCGCCGCTCTTCGAGAATCCGGAGGGGTTTACACGAGCGGTGCTGTTCGCGCACAAGGAACTGAAGGATATGGATAAGGAGGACCGCGTCCGTGCCTGCTATCTCCATGCCTGCCTCCAGTATGTCATGCGCAAGGAGATGACGAACACCACCTTGCGTGCGAGATTCGGCGTCGAGGAGCACAACCGCGCGCTCGTCTCCCGACTGATCCGGGAGGCGGTCGAGGCGGGAGTCATCGTGCCGGCCGATCCCAACGCCGCGCCCAAACTGATGCGTTATCTGCCTTACTGGGCCGCGGGCGGGACGCAGAACCGGCCATGACGAACGTACTTGACGGGTACTTGATGGGTACTTGATGAAGAGCCCTCGCAAGACCAGGCATTCCGGCCTAAACAATTGTTTTTTAGCACTTGCCGGCCAGAATCTTACTTGATGGGTATTTGATCGAACCAGCGCAAGAACTTGACGCATGAGCCCCACCGACACCAGCGAGCGCGGCCTCGAGCGGCTGATCTGCACGGCGCTCACCGGCCATCCGTGCGATCCGGGCACGGTGCCCGCCGCCGGCACGGTGCGCGAGCCCTCGCCGCCGTACGCCGCCGGCTGGATCGGCGGGCGGCCGGAGGACTACGACCGCGCCTACTGCGTCGACCTCGCACAGCTTTCGGCCTTCCTCCACGCCACACAGCCCGGGGTGGCCACCTCGCTCGCACTCGACGAAGACGGCCCCACCCGCCGCAAATTCCTGGCGCGGCTCCAGGGCGAGATCAGCAAGCGCGGCACCATCGACGTGCTGCGCCACGGCCTCAAGCACGGCCCGCACCACCTCGACCTCTTCTACGGCACGCCGTCGCCGGGCAACCCGAAGGCCGCCGAGCGCTTTGCCGCCAACCGCTTCAGCGTCACGCGCCAGCTCCGCTATTCGGAAGACCAGACCCGGCGCGCGCTCGACCTGGTGCTGTTCATCAACGGCCTGCCCGTGGCTACCTTCGAGCTCAAGAACAACCTCACGAAACAGACCGTGGCCGACGCCGTGGAGCAGTACCGGCGCGACCGCGACCCGCGCGAGAAGCTCTTCGAATTCGGCCGCTGCGTCGTGCACTTCGCCGTGGACGAGGAGGAGGTGCGCTTCTGCACGCACCTCCAGGGCAAAGCCTCGTGGTTCCTGCCCTTCAACCGGGGCTGGAACGACGGCGCAGGCAACCCGCCCAACCCCGACGGCCTCAAGACCGATTACCTCTGGAAGCAGATCCTCACCCGCGAGAGCCTGACCGACATCCTGGAGAACTACGCCCAGGTCGTCGAAGAAAAAGACCCCCGCACGGGCAAGAAAAGCCGGAAACAGATCTGGCCGCGCTACCACCAGCTCGACGTCGTCCGCAGGCTCCTGGCCGACGCCCGCGAGAAGGGCGCGGGCCGGCGCTACCTCATCCAACACTCGGCCGGCAGCGGCAAATCCAACTCCATCGCCTGGCTCGCCCACCAGCTCATCGGGCTCGAAAAGGACGACGCCTTCGTCTTCGACTCCATCATCGTCGTCACCGACCGCCGCATCCTCGACCGGCAGATCCGCGACACGATCCGGCAGTTTGCCCAGGTGAGCGCCACGGTGGGCCACGCCGAGTGGTCCGGCGACCTGCGCCGCTTCCTCGCCGAGGGCAAGAAGATCATCATCTCCACGGTGCAGAAATTCCCCTTCATCCTCGACGAGATCGGCAGCGAGCACCGGGGGCGGCGCTTCGCCATCCTCATCGACGAGGCGCATTCCAGCCAGGGCGGGCGGACCACGGCGAAGATGCACCAGGCGCTCGCGGGCGGGGACGAGGCCGACGAGGACGAGACGCTGGAGGACCACATCAACCGGCTGATCGAGGCAAAGAAGCTCCTGCCGAATGCGAGCTACTTCGCCTTCACGGCCACGCCCAAGAACAAGACGCTCGAGCTCTTCGGCGAGCCCGTGCCGCAGCCGGACGGCACCGTCAGGCACCGGCCCTTCCACAGCTACACGATGAAGCAGGCCATCGAGGAAGGCTTCATCCTCGACGTGCTCGCCCACTACACGCCGGTGGCGAGCTACTACCGGCTCGT
This window contains:
- a CDS encoding type I restriction endonuclease subunit R, coding for MSPTDTSERGLERLICTALTGHPCDPGTVPAAGTVREPSPPYAAGWIGGRPEDYDRAYCVDLAQLSAFLHATQPGVATSLALDEDGPTRRKFLARLQGEISKRGTIDVLRHGLKHGPHHLDLFYGTPSPGNPKAAERFAANRFSVTRQLRYSEDQTRRALDLVLFINGLPVATFELKNNLTKQTVADAVEQYRRDRDPREKLFEFGRCVVHFAVDEEEVRFCTHLQGKASWFLPFNRGWNDGAGNPPNPDGLKTDYLWKQILTRESLTDILENYAQVVEEKDPRTGKKSRKQIWPRYHQLDVVRRLLADAREKGAGRRYLIQHSAGSGKSNSIAWLAHQLIGLEKDDAFVFDSIIVVTDRRILDRQIRDTIRQFAQVSATVGHAEWSGDLRRFLAEGKKIIISTVQKFPFILDEIGSEHRGRRFAILIDEAHSSQGGRTTAKMHQALAGGDEADEDETLEDHINRLIEAKKLLPNASYFAFTATPKNKTLELFGEPVPQPDGTVRHRPFHSYTMKQAIEEGFILDVLAHYTPVASYYRLVKKIEDDPEFDTKKARKKLRRYVEGHEHAIRLKAEIMIDHFHEQVIARNKIGGEARAMVVTGSIERAIQYFHAFRAYLRERKSPCEAIVAFSGEHEYGGQKVTEATLNGFPSNQIADKIREDPYRFLICADKFQTGYDEPLLHTMYVDKPLSGVKAVQTLSRLNRAHPKKRDVFVLDFQNDVETIRRAFEPYYRTTLLADETDPNKLHDLQAALDGYQVYAPDQVDELVRLYLEGADRDRLDPILDACVATYRDDLDEDEQVDFKGKAKAFLRTYGFLTQVLPYTNAAWEKRSIFFTFLVPKLPAPREEDLSQGILEAIDMDSYRVEKQATLQIRLPDEDAEIEPIPTAGGGHRPEPEIDRLSNIIRSFNEQFGNIAWSDADRVHRLLTEEIPARVAADPAYQNAMRNSDRQNARIELDKALRRVMNALLQDDTELFKQFSDNEGFRRWLTDTMFGLTYEQPLTR
- a CDS encoding restriction endonuclease subunit S, with protein sequence MIDHLHPYPEYRDSGVAWLGQVPAHWEVLSLSRIGHLFKGNGGNKGDEVAEGIPCVRYGDLYTRHEHFIRRTKAFLSPDRARDYTPIRYGDVLFAASGETIDDIGKSAVNLLREDARCGGDILILRPAVEAVPEYLGYACDCPASRAQKARMGRGFTVVHIYGSQLKKLLLPLPPLPEQTAIVRFLDYADRRLRRVIRARRRLVKLLEEYRQALIHQTVTGRIDVRTGRPYPAYKDAGVEWLGQVPAHWEVRKLRQCVSIIGGMTPSMEVRRFWGGNIPWITPKDMKQQSLHDSLVKVTYEALAETPLKLIEPPAILLVVRGMILARRVPVGITAIPVTINQDMKALLPKPDVDADFLVRLLSAARDAFVPLIDEAGHGTRRLPTERFRELGIPLPPLPEQTAIVDYLDAQTGKIDRAIEDARREIELLKEFRTRLIADVVTGKLDVRAAAARLPETDPLAEDDAPDDADAEDAEDADTEGDATDEADLLEEEAET
- a CDS encoding S8 family serine peptidase, producing MAEYPLLLFPEPALAERAKGSGGPSKIKVPPPSQQAERLTPQFSRLSEAMERRRIEIQASAAGIQPELALVLETVGSVENFINAVRRIQGLEWLGEFEVDDISPGEGFEDEKDPEKPLSGRLYLVMTDERALRQIQSLFDRWKQNPDTDFPYGLANLKRLFEHLRTIRPWDVQDRIAETGVLDDWRYRLEHGQEMVPFEAELWFRHDPKRRRQAEEMFRALVEEVGGDIAGQCVLEEIAYHGILGRVPAGAVQTMLEQREVRLLQCDDVWYFRPVGQCAVPSYEDLSAAQPLAGAVPDSPTKPEPLVALLDGMPLAKHRLLDGRIIVDDPDGYEMTYQAHERVHGTAMASLICHGDLDERGAPSDRPVYVRPIMQPRRGFAGQFHEAIPENVLPVDLIHRAIRRLFEGDGDEDPVAPTVRVINLSVGDAARLLDREMSAWARLLDWLAWKYEVLFVVSAGNHGKDIVLDVPGVDLRRLTDEEREREVIRALASETRNRRLLSPAETINGLTVGALHADASTLPTNHRLIDPYARTDLPSPVNAHGPGYRRAVKPDILLPGGRQFFIEKPVSPTATLVAATSLNPPGQRVAAPGPAGQLDRTVHLRGTSNAAALASRAAMRLYDEVLEQLRATYGVPAEYDAVLLKTLLAHGASWGDAYAIYEAILKNHRNSRTFKDYVGRFLGYGPADPARVVACTDQRVTVLGYGALEDGQAHAYRLPLPPSLSAHTERRRLTVTLAWLTPVNPARRGYRVAHLWFGPKNDFTPKRLDADWRAATRGTLQHEVLEGHRAEPFQDGDAITLKVSCRADAGDIVEPVRYGLAVTLEVAEGVSLPIYQEVRDRLRVPVRIAGREGTP
- a CDS encoding ATP-binding protein, which produces MSTEPSAHYLASLVRELCALPREAEWVEFKVDRAEPKEIGEYISALANAAALVGKAFAYLVWGVRDDDHALIGTTFDPATAKVGNEELESWLLRLLEPKIDFRFFSVEIEGVRVVVLEIARSARRPVRFSGEEFIRVGTYKKKLKDFPEKERALWRIFDRTPFEEGIARERVADDEVLRLLDYQAYFDLLEQPLPPNRDAILAALADERLIQKSPAGGWDITNLGAILLAKRLDAFHTLRRKAIRVVQYRGAGRTETLKEQGGVKGYAAGFEGLITFVNGLIPANEVIGQALRTSVPMFPELAVRELVANALIHQDFFVRGAGPMVEIFEDRIEITNPGEPLVDTRRFLDTPPRSRNEALASLLRRMGICEERGSGIDKVVSEVELYQLPAPLFENPEGFTRAVLFAHKELKDMDKEDRVRACYLHACLQYVMRKEMTNTTLRARFGVEEHNRALVSRLIREAVEAGVIVPADPNAAPKLMRYLPYWAAGGTQNRP